The Oncorhynchus nerka isolate Pitt River linkage group LG3, Oner_Uvic_2.0, whole genome shotgun sequence genome includes the window CTTTTTGCTGCTCCCACAGATGACTACTGGTGCATCACCATTAAAGATCACTGCTATCAGAAAGCAGGGAGTGGGCATTGTACTCGCATGTCCCCAGGGCTGCGGTTTATTTTCATGGCGAGGTGGTGTATCTCATCTCCAAGCCATGGTTAGTGACAGGTGAGGAAACCACAACCGAAGATTTAGCAGGCTTTGTTTTCCCTTTCTGGAGTGGCTTTTCACAACCTCTGTGTCAGTTTACTCCAGGAATGTCACTTTTCTAAAACATTTAATGTGCAGTTCTTGTGATATTATTTAGTTGATTTGGTGAACTATGCTCACGTGGTGAGTAACCTTGTCTGATTCCCGAAGACTCATGTTAGCTCACTaagctaatgcctaggctttCTCAGTGAGCTATAAATCGAGCAtttgggactataaggttctagGTTCTACTTGCATTTTGTCCAGATTGAGTTATTGACagccttgttctgttcaatgttctctacctatacaGTAGTCTAAATATCCCAATTCATGTTAAGTGCAACAGCATAAAATTGCGGACACCTTTCAAATTAATGAGGGGTTGGAACTTTAAAGCCAATTATCTCAGAATCATCattttgcagatagaaccttatagttcCAAGCTCTCAAACTCTTAGTTGATGTATGCAGAGCACTTGGGTTCAATATACGTTAGTTTATAGTGAGCAACTGCTCTAGTCTTAATCATCACTTTGGGTCATCAGGACCGACTGCCTTAACCAATGATCTGAATAATGAAAATATACATCCTGTGGAATGAGTTCAGATCCAATCAAACACTGCTGCAGAACATGAATAGATACAGTTTATTGGTTTCATTGATTTAATATGCAGACAAGGCTGtgaagttcctctgtgtcctcatcactaaggaattatcaaGGTCCACAGACACCAATACAGTCGTGCATCACCACTTGGTGTGGCAACTGCTTGACGTccaactatctgcattgaccctttttgcactaactatgctgctgctactgttatctaccctgttgcctagtcactttactcctacctataTCTACATATGGAagtccattacctcgtacccctggacATGGATTCAGTACTGCTACCCCGTGTATAtcgccaagttatccttactcattgtgGATTTATTCCACTTGTTATCTTTTTTTGTTTTCCCCCTCTCTGCATTAAGGGcccgtcagtaagcatttcactgttagtttacacctgttggttacaaagcatgtgacaattaTTTTTGAATGTCATCTACCATGCTCTGGGAACTGTCATTTCTAATCACTGATGGGGGAGATGTAGACAACCGTAACCGTTTTAGGTCTGAACTTGATGACGATTCAGTGGTACACAGGGTAGACGGGCACTCTTAAGTTCTCCTGAGACCTCTGAGCACCTGTCTACATGTCATCAGATCTATGTGTGCCTAAATGCCTTCTTAGAAGTGGAGGAGTAGGCCACTAAAAGCATCTGGTGATGCATGTGGTgtttattctctttctctctcggtctcctctccccctctcaattcaaggggctttattggcatgggaaacatatatgtttacattgccaaagcaagtgtagatgataaacaataaaaaattaataGTAAactttacactcacagaagtcccaaaagaataaagacatttcaaatgacattgtctatatatagtgttgtaacgatgtacaaaagggaaaataaatatgggttgtatttacaatggggtttgttcttcactggttgccctttttctTTTggaaacaggtcacaaatcttgctactgtgatgcacactgtggtatttcacccagtagatatgggagtttatcaaaattgggtttgttttttgAATTCTTGgttgatctgtgtaatctgagggaaatgtgtctctatgctcatacatttggcaggaggttaggaagagcagctcagtttccaactcattttgtgggcagtgagcacatagcctgtcttctcttcagagccaggtctgccttcggtggcctttctcaatagcaaggctatgctcactgagtctacatagtcaaagctttgctTAAGTTTGGGTCGGTCagggtggtcaggtattctgccactgtgtactctctgtttagggccaaatagcattctagtttggtcTGTTTTTTTTggttaattacttgacacattggaaataattatctttttgttttctcgtaATTCGTGATTTCTCGTTggttctaattgtgttgctgtcctggggctctgtggggtctgtttgtgaacagagccccaggaccagcttgtttaggtgactcttctccaggttcatctctctgtaggtgatggctttgttatggaaggtttgggaatcgcttcattTTAGGtggtctcttttctggattttgataattagcgggtatcggcctaattctgctctgcattattatgtgttttttttatgCTGTACACTGAGGAAATAtttgcagagtctcaatttggtgtttatcccattttgtgaattattggttggtgagcagaccaagacctcacaaccataaagggcaatgggttcaataactgattcaagtatttttagccagatcctaattggtatgtcgaattttgttccttttgatggcatagaaggcccttcttgccttgtcgctcagctcgttcacagatttgtggaagttacctgtggcgctgatgtttaggccaaggtatgtatcattttgtgtgctctagggaaatgggtgtctagatggacttggtatttgtggtcctggcgactggaccttttttggaccTTTTTTGGTCCTTTTCTGGAcctatttttgtcttactgagacttactgtcagggcccaggtctgacagaatctgtgcagaagaactaggtgctgctgtaggccctccttggttggtgaccaGAAGCATCAGATCATCAGCTAAccgtagacatttgacttcatattctagtagggtgaggctgggtgctgcagactgttctagtgcccaattcatttatatatatatatatcacacacacacacacacacacacacacgaggtctaccgattatgatttttcaacgccgataccgatcaAAAAAGCCATTGCcgatatttatttgtaataatgacaattattagggactgcggttgaaaattagccggctggctaaaaccggcacttttactgaaacgttgattaatgtgcactgtccctgtaaaaataaaatgaactaaactacaactactgaatgaacacttattttaacttaatatacagtgggggggaaagtatttaatcagccactaatgtgcaagttctcccacttaaaaagatgagaggcctgtaattttcatcataggtacacttcaactatgacagacaaaatgagacaaaaaaatccagaaaatcacattgtaggatttttaatgaatttatttgtaaattaaaaatgtcttaacttattgtgggaaacttgtggaaggctacccaaaacatttgacccaagttatataatttaaaggcaatgctaccaaatactaaatgagtgtatgtaaacttctgacccaactgggaatgtgatgaaagaaatgcaAAATTAAATTATAGATTTCCCCCTGCGGGATGtcgaagctgtcttcattaaagtatggggattctagtgggggaatttggtatgtctccctctctctgtgtatgtaatGGAAAAAACTGAAACCTTAATGCCTGTCCTGTTTAGAGGAAGCTTTATCTGCCCAGTCACCCCACTGCCACTTAACCTGCTACTGTGTGTCTGTAGTACAAGAACCACAGCACAGAGATGACTGTTGCATCTCTGTCTGACCAACATGGAAATGAGGCCATTTAAGACTACTGCGATGCATCCCTGTACTCCAGAATCAACGCACAGTCATTTCCTGTGTTTGCTTCATTCCATTAAATCTCCTTGGTGCTTAATAACCTAGACACTAGTTAGGGTTCCTGACCAGAGATACTCTATCGTTGTTGTCATGCCCCACAGTCTGACCTCCGTGCAATCTACCTATATGCTTATGAcagtgatttaaaaaatatatatatattttgtatattGTCAACGCTCCACTGATGGTGTGCAGTAGAGATTGTGTTTCCTAAAGCCTATAATTCATCTGTTCAGTCAGATGATCTCCTCTCCCTAGAGTCACATTTAACAGCATGTCAGAGAGAAACTCGCTGATCCGGTTGGAACCCAGTGCAGACTccgttaagtgtgtgtgtgcaggttttCAGTGAAGACGTTGCTTGACCGCTCCTGTTTAGACACGATGGACGACTCTTCTCCAGAGTTCACCAACTTCGTCTCCATCCTGGAACAGATCCTCAGTCACAAACTCAAAGGTAGAGTAACACACCACCACATGCTTGAAGCCCTTCTCATCTGGACCACTGCAGGGTTGCTGGGTTTTGGAGTCAATATGCCACCTATAAATGTAGttctctctatcgctccctccTCCCAGGTCAGACTACGTGGTTTGGTTATGAGACTCATCGTAGTTTCTGGGATTATGTGAAAGCAGCCTGCAGTAAAGTCTCTCCCAGCTGCATCCACAGCATTGAGAGCATGGAGAATGTCTGCTCCTCCAGAgctaaggtgtgtgtgtctgcacgagAGAGAGGTTGCTGGTTACGCTGGAAAGCCTTGAGCCATGGACCTTAATGATAACATAAATATTCCCACGGATCTAAAACACACAACTCTCTCAGCCTTTTCTGATGAAATTACACACAGAACAAAAGACAGCTTTGTTCAGAAGCTTTAAACAATGAATACTGTAGTGTTGTCCAAGAGAACGCCACAGctccggcacacacacacacacacacgtacatacccATGCATGCACACTTGTGTGCAGGTGCACAAACTCAATCAGCTGACTGTGGCTAAGTAGGAAGGGCAGCATATATTTGTATTGTAATGATTTATGTTTTAAAGAGCTACTATGCAGGTCTGATGTATAATGGAAACTTAAGAACTGTGTGTGTCCACAGGGTCGGGCGTGGATCAGGCTGGTGCTGATGGAGAAGAGGCTGTCTGAGTACATCTCCGCCGCCCTGAGGGACTTCAAAACCACCAGGTCTTTctctctggcacacacacacacaatggcaaTACAAAACACCAGACTGAGTTGAGTGTTGGTTTTAGGTGTTCTGAGGATGGATCTAGTGTGTGTTTTCTATGTTGTGTAGGAGATGGTATGAGGATGGGGCCATCATGCTAGGTGAGGAGGCGGGGCTGCTAGCAGATACACTCCTCGGTCTCAACACCATTGACTTCAGGTACTCTTATATTATTTATAGTGTTACTGAGTCAGAGCTCGGGTTATACAGTAAAGGTCTCAATTAAAGTGTGTTTTCCTCTGGTGGTTAGCTTCTGTCTGAAAGGGGAGGGGCTGCATGGAAGCTGCCCAGCGGTGATTGACTATACGCCTTATCTGAAGTCGTTTCAGAGGTATGTGGGAGTCAGTCTTTTAGTCCTTTACCTGCTATTATGTACCCCCCCTGTATGTGCCTTATAAATTGAACTCCTACCCCCTCTGTAGTACCCTCTGAAGTGTGCACTTTCCCCCTGTGTAGAGAGAACAGCATCAGCAGTGATGAGGAGGAGTTGAGGACCCTGGGGAGCAGCGGCAGCGAGAACACCACCCCTGAAAAGATGGCCGCCAGCACTGCAGAGGCCATCTTAACTGAGCAGAGCAGCTGGGTCTGCAGGTGTAAACGACTCGAGCAGAAATACCGCATGGCATTGGAACAGAAGGTAacgtctcagtgtgtgtgtgtgtattgtacgtacgtgtgtgtgtgtgtgtgtgtgtgtgctgcagaaCACTGTATTGCACTATAGAATGCAGGTGTATTTGTGCATGAGACACTGAGACTGAGGTGTCTGTGAGGAATAATTGGAAAGTTAGAAATCAAAATGTCAGGCTAACTGTCAGTGTTCTGTTGAGGAAATGGAAACGCACACAGCTTGATATCATTGATTCCATCCTCACCAGAGTACAAATCGATTTTGCCTCCTTTACCAAAACAAAAATCTTCCCTTGTTTATCTGTTTTGCTTCTGCAAAAAATGTAATAATGCAACaactcacgtgtgtgtgtgtgcgccagtgTTATCTGGAAGAGATGGTTCGTCTGAGAGAGGCCCAGCTGTCTCAAGTGATTCCTCAGAACAAAGCTCTTCAGCAGAGactaacagacacacacctctcacacacactggagaagGAACAACTAGAATACATCGTATTGGAGCTCCAGGACCAACTGTGAGTTTGTGTATCTGTGAGTGGGTGGAATGACCAGCTGTGAGTGACATTTTAACCACAGCGAGAGGGCCAGGGAATGCAGGAGTAGTGCACACAGCTatgtcaaatttatttatatagcccttcgtacatcagctgatatct containing:
- the LOC115128018 gene encoding RUN domain-containing protein 3B-like translates to MASRSLGLHVARKQDAARSGAVERRNLLTVCRFSVKTLLDRSCLDTMDDSSPEFTNFVSILEQILSHKLKGQTTWFGYETHRSFWDYVKAACSKVSPSCIHSIESMENVCSSRAKGRAWIRLVLMEKRLSEYISAALRDFKTTRRWYEDGAIMLGEEAGLLADTLLGLNTIDFSFCLKGEGLHGSCPAVIDYTPYLKSFQRENSISSDEEELRTLGSSGSENTTPEKMAASTAEAILTEQSSWVCRCKRLEQKYRMALEQKCYLEEMVRLREAQLSQVIPQNKALQQRLTDTHLSHTLEKEQLEYIVLELQDQL